The Bacillota bacterium genome includes the window GGGCGGTACCCGGGCGCCCGGACGGGTCGGGGCTCCTGGCGCGCCTGTGCGCTCTCTGCCTGTTCGCCTCCTGTCTTCCTGCGTTTTCCAATCAGCCACGACGCAGGGAGGCCGGAGCGAATGGAGCAATCGAATAGCCGGTTTGTCGACATCGTCACCCGAGGTCGAGTGGAGCGTTTTCCAGGGGACCTGCTGCGGCGCGAGGCAGCGGGCTATCAGCGGGTGGTGGTGGACGTTGGCGCTGGCGACGGTCGGTACGCCTACCGGCTGGCGCGGGCCCACCCGGACACGTTGGTTCTCGCCATCGAACCCAATGCCGAAGCCGTGCGGCGGACAGCGCTTCGAGCCTGTTCCCGCCCCAGCCGTGGCGGGTTGCCCAACGTCCGGTTCGTACGGGCCGCCGTGGAAACGCTGCCACCGGCCCTGGACGGAGTCGCCGACGAGATTCTCGTCATGTTCCCCTGGGGAAGCCTGCTGCGCGCCGTCCTGCTGCCCGACATCGGCGCTTTGACCCGTCTGGCGCGGCTCGGCAAGCAGGGAG containing:
- a CDS encoding class I SAM-dependent methyltransferase, translating into MEQSNSRFVDIVTRGRVERFPGDLLRREAAGYQRVVVDVGAGDGRYAYRLARAHPDTLVLAIEPNAEAVRRTALRACSRPSRGGLPNVRFVRAAVETLPPALDGVADEILVMFPWGSLLRAVLLPDIGALTRLARLGKQGAVLNVWVNASVLAEPYALARLGLRSASFGVGGSVSDGPLVLSRGYAVAGLALVSCEFRVVEVRTPWAARLGQGRPLEVLALEARVTRLPEGRVPGCKAGERREKPCDEAVRDSTGAHTGQERPLSPT